The DNA region TTAGAGCTTACCAGGTTAAGACTATGCTGAAAGCGGTTTATTTTATAAAATAATTTTGGCGGCAAACCGGTGCACTGTGAAAAAAGGGTATTCAAATGCCGTGAAGAAATATTATATCGATTGGAGATGGACAGGATATTATCATCGCTATAATTCTTTTTAAGATTGCTTACAATATCTCCTATGAATTTGATTTTTGAATGTTTTTTTTCAGATACAGATAGACGGCTCCATAAATAATCTTCAATCATAGCCACCTTTGCGTTCAGGTCGGCAGTTTCTAATAATCTTAAATAAAGCGTTTTTAGTTTAGGACCGAACACATGTGTGGCATCAACGATTTCGTTATTAAACTCTGATACGTTTTCGTCAAAGAAATAAGCAGCCGAATGTGGGTAAAAACGAAAACCCAACATGATATTTCTCCCTACCGATTGGATGGCCAGGGGCCTGGTGATCTGCCCCCAGAGCTCTACAGGAGGAGTGGTGTAAAATGCATCGCCCTTTTTTGATTTCCAATTTCCGGCACCAAGATTAAAGATCACCTCCATAGTACCGCTCGGGAACACAATATCATCATAGCTTCTGTCCGAATCAGATTCATACAGATAGAAGCACTTGATATAAGGCTGCAGCCTTGGTTCCGGAAGCATTTCTTTGAAAACCATTATTACAAATATAGGATACAACAGTAATTCCTGAATTGTAAAAAACGGAACATATTTTTAGTAGCTTAAAGCGGAAGGCATAAAGCTTAAAGCCAATATCGGTTTAATTAGCTTACATAATATTTATAAAAAAGCTGCCATGTGAACCTTTAACAAGTTCACATGGCAGCTATACCATTATTTATATAAACAGGGGTTACTTTTTAACCTGTACAGGTTTTATACCTTCATGTGTAGGGGTTACCTGTTTGATCAATCCATTGCCATCAAATTCCATTTTATCAATACATACCTCACGGTTGTAGCCTGCGGCATCGCCCATGGTAATCCCTTTGGGATAATTGAAACGGTGATAAACAATATACCACTCATCGGTACCAGGGATCTGGATAACAGAGTTATGACCGGTTCCGTAAATACCTTTGGCAGCATCTTTGGCTATAACCGTATTTTGCTGCGGAATTTCGATTGGCCCCAAAGGAGATTTAGAAGTGCCGTAATGCACACTATAATTAGGGCTCCGGGTATCATTTTCCGACCACATGAAGTAATAAATTCCATTGCGATAAAACACATAGGTGCCTTCGTTATAATGCGAGTAAGGCGTGAGGATCTTGGTAGTACCTGGTTTTAATGAAATCATATCATCGTTTAACTCGGCCACAGCCATATAGCCATTTCCCCAGTACAAATAGTTTTTACCGGTTTGCGGGTCGGTAAAAACATCAGCATCAATCTGCTGTCCGCCTTTTACACCTTCAGGCAATTGTGCTATCAAAGGTTTACCCGAGTCGGTAAACGGCCCTGCCGGATCATTTGCTGTTGCCACTCCTATTTTTTGAGCGGCGGCAAAATAGTAGAAATATTTATACTCATTGTCGATCTTTTTTTCGATGATACAAGGAGCCCAGGCATTCTTTTTAGCCCAGCTCACGTCCTGCGGTAAATCAAGTATCTTACCCTCGTCTTTCCAGTTCACCATATCATCTGAAGAAAAAGCCTTAAAATATTTGCCCGACCAGCCATCAAAGCCATCGCTGGTAGGATAGATATAGAATTTGCCTGTCTTCTCGGCATACAAGATCTCCGGATCGGCATAGTATCCTGCAATAGCCGGGTTATGGGTTTCCTGGGCAGTAACCTCAAAAACCTGCGCTTTTTTACCGGCTATAGTTACAGAATATTTAACCGGGCCTTTGGTAAAATCCTGCGGTTTCACCGGGCTGATAGTAACGCCGGGAAATAAGGTAAACCGGGGGTCAAATGATTTTAAACTTGTACCCGGTTTTACAGGCAGGTGAACTTTATGGTTCGCCGTATCTAAAACGATATTGATAGTTTTAATCTGCTTGTTTACCGGCGAAAGTACTACATCTTCAGCCGTTTCCCATTTGGCAGTTAACCTCGTCGCCTCTTTTGAAGTTATTGGCATCACTGTACCATGGCGTGGATGAAAATTCATGGATACCTCATCATCAATCAGTTTAAAATTTTCGAGATCGGTTGTCCTGGTGAACTGGTACTTACCTTGCGTATACATATCATACATCAAAATATAACCGCTGCCATCGTTTAATTTAAAAGTACCGGCCCCTTCTACCGGGTCTTTGGTTTGCTGTACGTATTTATCGCGCAACACATAGCCTGAAGTTAACTTATCCGATACGGCTATCTTTATACCTGCACCTGATCCTTCTGTTTTAAAAAACAGGTAATATTTATTGTTCTTATAAACAATATCTCCGTCGATACAAGCACCGCCATCGGGTTTAAAGAAAAGCTGTTTAGGTTCAGCTTCAAGGCCTGTAAAATCCTTGTTGGCATAGGCATAATAGATCTTATCGGCCTCTTCACCAAAGCGCATCGACCAGTAGATCATATACTTTTTTTCCTGTGGATCATAAATAGTTTGCGGCGCCCATACCCTGTTCACGCCTGCAAACTTTTCAAAAGTTTTGGTGATATCAATCGTTTTTGAAGTCCAGTGTACCAGGTCGGTTGATTTCAGCAGCACCATGGAATAATCTGGCCCCCAGCCGTATTTTTCGGTGTTCATATCGGTTGCTACCATGTAAAAAGTCTTACCGTCGGCAGCACGCATAATGTGCGGATCACGTACGCCGCCCGTAGCACTGATATCGGCCGAATTTAAAACCGGGCGATTGTTATTCAAGGCACGGAAATGATAACCATCGTTACTCAAAGCAAAACGAATTTCTTCGCCGCCTTTGCTGCCTGTAAAATACGTAAAAAGATAGGCGCTGAATTTCTGCTGTGACTGTGCTACAACTACTGTACAAAAGCTGACTAAAATACACAGTAAAACTATTTTCTTCATGTATAATTGGTTTGTTTTTTTATGTCCAGGATAATTATTTGTTCTTTTTTGCATTTGCGCCACCAATTCTGACCACGGTCAATGAATAGGCAGGTACAGTGAAAGCCCATTTTCTTTGCAATTTTATTACTGAGGATTGTGGAAGAACAGCTTGCGGGTTTTCGGAAGAATTTTTCACTTCTGGCTTTCCTGTAATTACTGTAAGTGTTGCCGATTTAGGCAGTTGGCCAATTTTTGACAGATCGGCCTCTCCCGAAACGGGAGCATTACCGGCATTGGCAATTTTCAGGATCAAATCTCCTGTAGCTGAGTCGCGTACTATTGATACGCCTGCCGTAGTGTCAATAGCTGCTTTTTCACCTTTCAGCTTTATTACACCCGGCAAATACTCATTGCCCGAATTAACGGCAAATTGCTGCTGAACATAATAGTTTACAGTCGGAAAAACCTGCGTGCCGTTAAAATATATCAAATTGGGATTCCATGAGGTATGGCCTATCCTGGCAATAAGCGGAGCATAGGATGCCATCCTTACAACATCGCCGTTACGTTCTAAACTGGTCATATAAACAGCTTCGGCCAGGGCATTGAACAAGGTATTACCCCACGAAGCATATTCGCCTATGTAAACTTTTGACCTTAACCTGTTATATGAATCATAACGTGAGGTGTTTTTCAAAAACCATTGCGGTTTTTCATAATAATGCTCATCAACAATGCCAACCGAAAGCTGATCGGCCAACTTCCATCCTTTTTCAAAATCTTCGCCTTTCGGACTTGGCCCAACCGTACCAATAATTTTAATTTCGGGATAGGCCTTGTGTACGGCATCATAGATCATCCTAAACCGTTCTTCAAATACGCCGGTGATTTTATCCTCATTGCCGATGCCAAGGTATTCCAGGTTAAAAGGCGCGGGATGCCCTGCCGCGGCGCGTTTAGCCCCCCATGTTGAAGTAGCCGGCCCGTTGGCATACTCTATCAAATCAAGAACATCCTGTACATAAGCTTTCATTTCTTCCATCGGGATACCCTTTTGTCCGGTGCCGCCTATTTTCCAGGTTCCACCCGAATTTTGACAACTTACGCCTGCCGCAAGCACCGGCACCGGTTTTGCCCCGATATCCTCACAAAACTGGAAATATTCAAAATATCCCAAACCTACCGACTGATGATAGTTCCAGATGTTACGCTGTTCTACACGCTGCTCAACCGGGCCGATGGTATTTTTCCAGCGATAAATATTGGCGACACCATCACCATGGGTAAGGCAGCCGCCGGGAAAACGCATAAACTTTGGCTTTATGTCGGCAATAACCTGTGCCAGATCGGCCCGTAATCCATTTTTATGATTTTTAAAAGTTTCTTCCGGGAATAATGACACCATATCAATCCCAACTTTCCCCTTTGCCTTGATCAATAACACCAATTTGGCGCTGTCGTTATCAAACGACACATGAATCTGTTCGGCGTATTTTTTCCAGCCTTTATCGGCTGTTGTAAATGAGGATGAACCTAATTCTTTACCCTTCCGGTCAACAAGGGCGACCTTTACAGGTAAAGACTGATTGGACAGCACGTTCAAAAAAACCGAAAAATTATAGTTTTTACCAGCCTTTACAGGGATCCCATCAAACCCGGAATTTTCAAGTCCTACACCCTTTTGTCCTTCATCCTGGATATCAAGTAAAATATAATGCGGGTTATTGGGATGAACCGGGGCGGCAGTCTCCACCGAAATTGTACCGTAACCAAAACCATCCGTCTGGTATTTCCAGGCGGTCAGCGAGTTCCAGTCACGGTTATCGGCCGGGCTGTACTCAAATGAGCGGTTTTGAATAAGTTCGGCATAAAGGCCACCATCAGCAGCATAACTTAAATCCTCAAAAAAGATCCCGAAAAGATCCGGACTAATCTTTTTAGGTCTTGCAACATCGGCTTTTTGCTGGGCAAAGGTCTTAAAGCCGGCAAATGCAAGTATTAACAGCAGTGTAATGCAGCCTATTTTTCTCATCATAACAGGTTATAAGGTTAATTGAACTTTTTTACTCCTTTAGTGCTCACCCTTTTAATATTACCGTTTGCGTCAAAATTTAAACTGTCTAAACACAGTTGTCTTAACACAAACGATTGCTTTTGCGGAAAAATGCGGTGATATAAAATATAACGTTGTCCTTTTT from Mucilaginibacter sp. SJ includes:
- a CDS encoding alpha-L-arabinofuranosidase C-terminal domain-containing protein, with product MMRKIGCITLLLILAFAGFKTFAQQKADVARPKKISPDLFGIFFEDLSYAADGGLYAELIQNRSFEYSPADNRDWNSLTAWKYQTDGFGYGTISVETAAPVHPNNPHYILLDIQDEGQKGVGLENSGFDGIPVKAGKNYNFSVFLNVLSNQSLPVKVALVDRKGKELGSSSFTTADKGWKKYAEQIHVSFDNDSAKLVLLIKAKGKVGIDMVSLFPEETFKNHKNGLRADLAQVIADIKPKFMRFPGGCLTHGDGVANIYRWKNTIGPVEQRVEQRNIWNYHQSVGLGYFEYFQFCEDIGAKPVPVLAAGVSCQNSGGTWKIGGTGQKGIPMEEMKAYVQDVLDLIEYANGPATSTWGAKRAAAGHPAPFNLEYLGIGNEDKITGVFEERFRMIYDAVHKAYPEIKIIGTVGPSPKGEDFEKGWKLADQLSVGIVDEHYYEKPQWFLKNTSRYDSYNRLRSKVYIGEYASWGNTLFNALAEAVYMTSLERNGDVVRMASYAPLIARIGHTSWNPNLIYFNGTQVFPTVNYYVQQQFAVNSGNEYLPGVIKLKGEKAAIDTTAGVSIVRDSATGDLILKIANAGNAPVSGEADLSKIGQLPKSATLTVITGKPEVKNSSENPQAVLPQSSVIKLQRKWAFTVPAYSLTVVRIGGANAKKNK
- a CDS encoding helix-turn-helix domain-containing protein gives rise to the protein MLPEPRLQPYIKCFYLYESDSDRSYDDIVFPSGTMEVIFNLGAGNWKSKKGDAFYTTPPVELWGQITRPLAIQSVGRNIMLGFRFYPHSAAYFFDENVSEFNNEIVDATHVFGPKLKTLYLRLLETADLNAKVAMIEDYLWSRLSVSEKKHSKIKFIGDIVSNLKKNYSDDNILSISNRYNISSRHLNTLFSQCTGLPPKLFYKINRFQHSLNLVSSNEEKLTNVAYSAGYFDQAHFIKEFKLFTGFTPNAFATQASPINQVLAGN
- a CDS encoding family 43 glycosylhydrolase, whose protein sequence is MKKIVLLCILVSFCTVVVAQSQQKFSAYLFTYFTGSKGGEEIRFALSNDGYHFRALNNNRPVLNSADISATGGVRDPHIMRAADGKTFYMVATDMNTEKYGWGPDYSMVLLKSTDLVHWTSKTIDITKTFEKFAGVNRVWAPQTIYDPQEKKYMIYWSMRFGEEADKIYYAYANKDFTGLEAEPKQLFFKPDGGACIDGDIVYKNNKYYLFFKTEGSGAGIKIAVSDKLTSGYVLRDKYVQQTKDPVEGAGTFKLNDGSGYILMYDMYTQGKYQFTRTTDLENFKLIDDEVSMNFHPRHGTVMPITSKEATRLTAKWETAEDVVLSPVNKQIKTINIVLDTANHKVHLPVKPGTSLKSFDPRFTLFPGVTISPVKPQDFTKGPVKYSVTIAGKKAQVFEVTAQETHNPAIAGYYADPEILYAEKTGKFYIYPTSDGFDGWSGKYFKAFSSDDMVNWKDEGKILDLPQDVSWAKKNAWAPCIIEKKIDNEYKYFYYFAAAQKIGVATANDPAGPFTDSGKPLIAQLPEGVKGGQQIDADVFTDPQTGKNYLYWGNGYMAVAELNDDMISLKPGTTKILTPYSHYNEGTYVFYRNGIYYFMWSENDTRSPNYSVHYGTSKSPLGPIEIPQQNTVIAKDAAKGIYGTGHNSVIQIPGTDEWYIVYHRFNYPKGITMGDAAGYNREVCIDKMEFDGNGLIKQVTPTHEGIKPVQVKK